Proteins encoded by one window of Lycium barbarum isolate Lr01 chromosome 11, ASM1917538v2, whole genome shotgun sequence:
- the LOC132620266 gene encoding PKS-NRPS hybrid synthetase cheA-like encodes MDRREGTVASGSGREEYGRRRGGTEASSLNESRLFKIRNFCDVHTCLLKDRIYEQRQATSNVVSIIIMDKYEDPKTIYTPKDISRDMRKQHGVTLTYMQAYRAKQKAMIMLRGDPTDSYSKIPAYLYILQKTYPGSVVRLEKTEKDRFLYTFVALEACIRGWEYCRPIVVVDGTHLKSTYKGTMLIACTLDPGGSILPLAYGIVDFENDSSWTWFFERFRDAFGERENMCFVSDRHESIWNASAAVYPGLPHYACIWHLWNNLIKQCHRNKEQMRKLYYEMAKAYTL; translated from the exons aTGGACAGGCGTGAGGGGACAGTGGCGAGTGGAAGTGGCAGGGAAGAGTATGGGAGAAGGCGTGGGGGAACAGAG GCCTCAAGTCTAAATGAGTCAAGGCTTTTCAAGATTAGGAATTTCTGTGATGTGCACACATGCTTGTTAAAGGATAGAATTTATGAACAACGTCAAGCAACTTCCAATGTCGTCAGCATTATTATAATGGATAAGTATGAAGATCCAAAAACAATATACACACCCAAGGATATATCTAGGGACATGAGGAAACAACATGGTGTAACATTGACCTACATGCAAGCTTATAGAGCGAAGCAAAAGGCAATGATTATGTTACGAGGGGATCCCACCGACTCGTACAGTAAAATTCCAGCCTACTTATACATTTTACAGAAGACATATCCGGGATCGGTTGTAAGATTGGAAAAAACAGAGAAAGACCGTTTCTTGTATACCTTTGTAGCACTGGAAGCTTGTATTAGAGGATGGGAGTATTGCAGACCTATAGTGGTGGTTGATGGAACCCATCTTAAATCAACTTACAAGGGGACTATGTTAATTGCTTGTACATTGGATCCAGGAG GTAGTATACTTCCGCTTGCATATGGTATAGTTGATTTCGAAAATGATTCATCTTGGACATGGTTCTTTGAGCGGTTCAGGGATGCTTTTGGTGAGAGGGAGAACATGTGCTTTGTGTCGGACAGGCATGAAAGTATATGGAATGCGAGTGCAGCAGTGTACCCTGGGCTGCCTCATTATGCCTGTATTTGGCATTTGTGGAACAATTTAATTAAGCAATGCCACAGAAATAAAGAGCAGATGAGGAAATTATACTATGAAATGGCTAAGGCATACACCCTCTAA
- the LOC132620267 gene encoding uncharacterized protein LOC132620267 — MGRVTKIDRKLRRYLFEIGYHKWTRIHATVKRTWTQTSNIAESINNATVNARELPVAKLLDFMRELVERWNATHNEEAKNTFTDLTKKYQEIINKNGVRASTEFLHTVIDGVRRFTDEVEGNVERGREKRKERRKREE, encoded by the exons ATGGGAAGGGTGACCAAAATAGATAGGAAGCTGAGGAGATACTTGTTTGAGATTGGTTATCATAAATGGACACGGATACATGCAACAGTAAAAAGAACATGGACACAGACTTCAAACATAGCTGAATCTATAAACAATGCTACAGTGAATGCTAGGGAATTGCCGGTGGCAAAATTATTGGATTTCATGAGGGAATTGGTTGAAAGATGGAATGCGACGCACAATGAAGAAGCAAAGAATACATTCACAGATCTTACTAAAAAGTATCAAGAAATTATCAACAAGAATGGG GTACGAGCTTCCACTGAATTTCTACATACAGTGATTGATGGTGTTAGGAGGTTCACA GATGAAGTGGAAGGGAACGTGGAACGTGGGAGAGAGAAGAGGaaggagaggagaaagagagaagagtaG